Proteins encoded within one genomic window of Arachis ipaensis cultivar K30076 chromosome B08, Araip1.1, whole genome shotgun sequence:
- the LOC110265325 gene encoding uncharacterized protein LOC110265325: MHPEHDARTLDSTPRRRTTAPCRRIHPAAATNADEEGWLGRRKVMRESEEEGASVASPPRCCRRWGSFVHRRRGSTAGEEETPSPQAAAAIKFRGERGSCGEGEMRWWWVVLLPLLPSPPEAAAMAASFLVATVVVVRWVWLLGESLWLLKPPLELLAASATGKPRFRHPEILSLLLLEVRAAAVTRQLLTDLLPG; the protein is encoded by the exons ATGCATCCGGAGCATGACGCTCGTACCCTTGATTCCACGCCTCGCCGCCGCACCACCGCGCCCTGCCGTCGAATCCATCCTGCTGCTGCTACCAACGCCGACGAAGAGGGATGGCTC GGTAGAAGGAAGGTCATGCGAGAGTCAGAGGAGGAGGGAGCCTCTGTTGCGTCGCCACCGCGCTGTTGCCGCCGCTGGGGGAGTTTCGTTCATCGCCGCCGAGGGTCTACCGCTGGTGAGGAGGAGACGCCGTCGCCTCAAGCTGCTGCCGCCATCAAGTTTCGAGGAGAGAGAGGGAGCTGCGGAGAGGGTGAGATGCGATGGTGGTGGGTTGTTCTACTACCCTTGCTGCCGTCGCCACCAGAAGCTGCCGCCATGGCCGCCAGCTTCCTAGTTGCTACTGTGGTTGTTGTCCGCTGGGTATGGCTGCTGGGGGAGTCATTGTGGCTGCTGAAACCACCATTGGAGCTTCTGGCCGCTTCTGCCACCGGAAAACCTCGCTTCCGTCACCCGGAAATACTGTCG ctGCTATTATTAGAGGTTCGGGCCGCCGCCGTCACTCGACAATTATTGACGGATCTGCTGCCGGGTTGA
- the LOC107611166 gene encoding uncharacterized protein LOC107611166 — MAAAMQATAEVLGNQINQDNHGNNNDEDGPMTLATFLKVRPPTFRRTSNPTDADNWIQAMERALQAQQVPEEQWVEFGTYQLQGEAQYWWQRTRHILQPDGATIPWEVFRTVFYKKYFSNSARNAKELELM; from the coding sequence ATGGCTGCAGCTATGCAGGCAACAGCTGAGGTGCTAGGTAATCAGATAAATCAGGATAATCATGGGAACAATAATGATGAGGACGGTCCTATGACGCTTGCTACATTTCTAAAAGTCCGCCCTCCGACCTTCAGAAgaacctcaaatcccactgatgcagataattggattcaGGCTATGGAAAGGGCATTACAGGCACAACAGGTTCCTGAAGAGCAATGGGTTGAATTTGGAACTTATCAGTTGCAAGGCGAagctcagtattggtggcagAGAACACGGCATATCCTGCAGCCTGATGGTGCTACGATTCCTTGGGAGGTTTTTCGGACAGTGTTTTATAAGAAATACTTTTCTAATTCAGCCAGAAatgccaaggaacttgaattaatgtAG